The Bacteroidota bacterium genome has a window encoding:
- a CDS encoding acyl-CoA carboxylase subunit beta: MSDAPDLIDDLRRRRAEAALGGGEARIARQHEKGKLTARERLDILLDPGSFQELGTFVRHRRTDFGLEHNRPYGDGVVTGFGTVDGRTVYVFSQDFTVFGGSLAEAHAEKIEKIMELALENGAPVIGHNDSGGARIQEGVDSLGGYADIFLLNTLASGVVPQISAILGPCAGGAVYSPAITDFVFMAQGTSYMFVTGPNVVKTVTNEEVTQEELGGAETHASKSGVAHRAFPNEAALLLGIRELLGYLPQNCEDGVPLVPTDDPHDRADEALDTLVPENPNKPYDIHDVIKRVVDDGRFFEIHPDYAANLVVGFARIGGRSVGIVANQPAVLAGVLDIDASLKGARFVRFCDAFGIPLVVFEDVPGFLPGTDQEWRGIIKHGAKLLYAFCEATVPKVTVITRKAYGGAYDVMNSKHIRADLNLAWPTAEIAVMGPKGAVEIIYRKQIAEADDPAAAEARFTEGYREKFANPYVAAGRGFIDDVIEPRETRKTLVRALNMLRDKVDTNPRKKHGNIPL, translated from the coding sequence ATGTCCGACGCCCCCGACCTGATCGACGACCTCCGCCGCCGCCGGGCCGAAGCCGCGCTCGGCGGCGGCGAAGCCCGCATCGCCCGGCAGCACGAGAAGGGCAAGCTCACCGCCCGCGAGCGGCTCGACATCCTCCTCGACCCCGGCTCGTTCCAGGAACTCGGCACCTTCGTCCGCCACCGCCGGACCGACTTCGGACTGGAGCACAACAGGCCCTACGGCGACGGCGTCGTGACCGGCTTCGGGACCGTCGATGGGCGGACGGTCTACGTCTTCAGCCAGGACTTCACCGTCTTCGGCGGCTCGCTCGCCGAGGCGCACGCCGAGAAGATCGAGAAGATCATGGAGCTCGCGCTCGAGAACGGCGCGCCGGTCATCGGGCACAACGACTCGGGGGGCGCGCGCATTCAGGAGGGCGTCGACTCGCTCGGCGGCTACGCCGACATCTTCCTGCTCAACACGCTCGCCTCGGGCGTCGTCCCGCAGATCTCGGCGATCCTCGGGCCGTGCGCGGGCGGCGCGGTCTACTCGCCAGCGATCACCGACTTCGTCTTCATGGCGCAGGGCACGAGCTACATGTTCGTCACCGGCCCAAACGTCGTGAAGACGGTCACGAATGAGGAGGTCACGCAGGAAGAACTCGGCGGGGCGGAGACCCACGCGTCGAAGTCCGGCGTGGCGCACCGGGCGTTCCCGAACGAGGCTGCCCTTCTGCTCGGCATCCGCGAACTCCTCGGCTACCTCCCCCAGAACTGCGAGGACGGCGTCCCCCTCGTCCCGACCGACGACCCCCACGACCGCGCCGACGAGGCGCTCGACACGCTCGTTCCCGAGAACCCCAACAAGCCGTACGACATCCACGACGTCATCAAGCGGGTCGTGGACGACGGGCGCTTCTTCGAGATCCACCCGGACTACGCGGCCAACCTCGTCGTCGGCTTCGCCCGGATCGGGGGGCGCTCGGTCGGGATCGTGGCGAACCAGCCGGCGGTGCTCGCGGGCGTGCTCGACATCGACGCCTCGCTCAAGGGCGCGCGCTTCGTGCGGTTCTGCGACGCGTTCGGGATCCCGCTCGTCGTCTTCGAGGACGTGCCGGGCTTCCTGCCGGGGACCGACCAGGAGTGGCGTGGGATCATCAAGCACGGGGCCAAGCTGCTCTACGCGTTCTGTGAAGCCACCGTGCCCAAAGTCACTGTTATTACAAGGAAGGCCTACGGCGGCGCGTACGATGTGATGAACTCGAAGCACATCCGCGCCGACCTCAACCTCGCGTGGCCGACGGCCGAGATCGCGGTGATGGGGCCGAAGGGGGCCGTCGAGATCATCTACCGCAAGCAGATCGCGGAGGCCGACGACCCCGCCGCCGCCGAAGCGCGCTTCACCGAAGGCTACCGCGAGAAATTCGCCAACCCCTACGTCGCCGCCGGGCGCGGCTTCATCGACGACGTGATCGAGCCGCGGGAGACGCGAAAAACACTCGTGCGGGCGCTTAACATGCTGCGCGACAAAGTTGATACTAACCCACGCAAGAAGCACGGAAACATTCCACTCTAG